A region of the Lycium barbarum isolate Lr01 chromosome 1, ASM1917538v2, whole genome shotgun sequence genome:
atgtccctgaaggacaaagtctacaacatgcatgaagcgtggtagactaatcggttccaaacgcaataatcattgaaaagaaagaggagcaaatgatcaatgatcattataaggaggcaatgtgctcttgaagagcctacgacataacacttcatgaaacctcatgagaggtttaggtacctaaaaataatggaagtgatgagatctcaataagttatgtcacattgcgaaccgatacaaatgatatatcgtcgacgatatctttggtataatatagcgcaatattgtgAGGATCTGaattctacgtctattaaagcatgctaacgtagaaattattatcaagtgaaatgacgcaccttggtaagcgtaaagcttattggacctgTTGTCCCAacaccagaagatgtcacatatttaaatagaaatagatgttatcacagcctatatgaattacttgacaaaattatatgaaaattcctgaagaattttaaatgcctgaagcatatacaagtcgtagaaatttgttcataattcttatatgaattaaattaAGCAAGGTGAACGCGATtttatcaccttaatgaatatttactgactaagggcacaaatgactctatttatcCTTACGTCATTGTGGaaatcaaaatctgtcatattgttggtgcaagttgatgacttgaatattattgaaactcttgaagagttcTCAAAAACGGTATATTATctattgaaagaagttgaaatgagaaacttgcagaattctttggtcctgaagtgccatatcttcatgcaattgatgcatttatctATTTTGCTATGACTATAAAGGATTACAGTCATACGATGTTGTTCcacatgacagtcaaatcatataaagataacatctgCTTATAAAGCAAGTCAGAAATGCAGTTGAAGTGATTTCAATAATATTATATACCGATGCAACTATATCCAAAGACTGAAGATGCAGCAGCATACATAACTCAACTAAAGAGAAGATTCAGAAAAGGACAAATCATaattcaccaaagttgttcttcactcATGATTTCTAAAAGAATGGTATATCAACATGCAACAGATTCATTCAAGTGATGATATGGttgatttgttcaccaagtctctaccaactgcaactttggtaagatggtgcacaagattgaaatgcgaagattcaagttttggattgatgttctcatcagggggagttaatacgcgttgtactctttttcccttagccaaggttttgtcccagttgggttttcctggtaaggtttttaatgaggcagccaaaatgcgtattattagaaatgtgtactctttttccttcactagaatttttcccactggggtttttctagtaaggttttaatgaaacacattatctatcaaatagacatccaagggggagtgttataaatattatttaattatggatgtctatctttaggaaaAATATTAggttagtgactttgggatcaagtcattttttccctataaatatagaggttctctttcattgtaaatcaatccctaacaagagaaataaagaattccTCTCTCTCTTTCCCTACAATATTCTTTGTTctagttttattattttataataacTTTGAGTTTGAATTGAAGATAATAATATTTGAATTGGAATTTGAATTGAAGATATAAGTATTTGGTTTTGAGATGAGAAGTTTTTTTAATTATGACAAGAAAGGTATTTGGATTGAAAGATAAACATATTGAATTTGAATTGGAAGATGAAGTATTTTCACTTGGAAAGAGAATCTGAATTTGATTGAAATACAAAGTATTTgaattaaatttaaaaataagagAATACAGTCCCAAAGGTTTGGAATTATATGACTATACTAATATGTTTGCCCAAGCAAATGACATAGTCACCAAATAGAGGATAGATTATTTAAATTTGAGAtgagaaaattttaaaaaatcataATGTAAATAAGACAATGTAATTGAAGTTTCAATAAATAAAGCCAAAATAAACACtaagaaattataaataaaatttatattataGATATAATGAGGACAATAAGCTAGGATATTAAGCCAATTCGCGctttaagttaaaaaaaacttAATAAGACCACATAATTAAAGTCTTGATAGAATAGAGATAATGTCAGGttatatattttttgaattaCTTTAGAATGATAAATTAAAGTAGATATTAAAGATACTGTTGGTGAATGGTAATTTTAAACAATAAATAATTTCCAATCAATAGAATCTATgctatattaaaagcatgaactacaaaaattaaaaattaaattacttAAATACCCTTCATATTTACTtaaatattctattttttttaaaaaaaagggtaGAGACTTGCTGTGGTAGTTTAAAAAGTCTAAAAGTCACCAAATTAATCCGAAAGTCACAACTAAATTAAGATAAAACCAACGGTTACACTTTCTACGAATCTGAAATATTCATCAAGTATTTTTCTTTCTTGGCTTTCCTGAACAATGTAATAAAACATCATTTCAAGCACTGCATTTGCATACATCCACAAATATCATCCCTCCCAAATTTCAAGCATAGGCATTTGCATTTGCATACATCCCCAAATATTATTTGTTTATTACATATAGACATCTGTAGTATCAGTATGCATTTGCATATATTTGTTATGGACTTACGGTAATGCCTCTCACATTTCTTTAGTATTCTCATTTTGGTTAGTTGCCTCACACAATATTTTACGTATTCCCATTTTGATAGCCGTTTATTTTCTCCTCCaatttttgtgtgtgtatatgtacACAGATAGATTTAACACTTTATCTTTGTTAGAGAACACTTTTCGCCACAAATTCAAAATCAATCAGGATCTAATgtgaaaaaaaaacaagaagtagatttaattctttttttttaatggcGAATATTTTAATCCACTCTCCAATCAAacactaaaaaatatttttcataaaaaaatgACTTATCCTACCAAACACACCCATTGTGCATTCATCATTTTTATCTTTATGCACATTTTACTCATTTTGTAATATTGTTGCTCTACTCGACGAAATTTATTTGTTTATATGTGGACTTCGATAGTaacagatattttttttttattgttccaTTTTCTCTCATAGTCGATAGTTAGGACATTTTGCCCTTTTAGGTTGCTTATTTTGCTTATTTTTATTAAGTTTAGAAATACCTAGCATTTACTCCGTGATAGTTATATCTAATACAAATTATTAATATCTAAGGAGCACAAATTATTGACACATTTTCTTGTTGTCGTAATAGAGAATTTAAGAAGTAGCTTCGGCACTAAGTTTCTTATCCTAATATTCGTTGGGAATTCTGTACCAAATTAATCACagataatttttttctttatgATGTTATACCTCATATTGTATTAAATTCTTCGCCTTTTAATATCTTTACTGCAATGATATATAATTGAACAGATAAATGAGATATATCTTGATTTTCTaatttgataatgttttaataGATTACTTTTATACATCCAAAAGAAACAACTTTTTTTAGCAAAGTTATCTGACATAGAGAATCAAAGTAATTAAACTAGGAGTTCGAAATTATTACTGGCGATGAAAAGAATAAGGATACAATTATTTAAAGATAGTTTAACGCTATTATTTTTCTTACTTGAATGACGCTTACTAATATAATTATAATTACATATTAAATGTAGGTGTATCATGTCATTTTAAAGTATATGCGATATGTACATCAAATGAAAAATTTAAGCTTATCTTGAAAAGATAGTTATATCTATGCACAAATGTAGTATTATAGATTATATGCATATACAACAAATAAAGGTTATGGTCATAGAGCATTGCTTCCGACATCTCCAGTTGAAGGTTTTAGATATATGCAATCATGCTAATTGCTGTGTATTTAAGTTTTCCTTTTTTATGAGTTCAATACTTTCAttgatttaaattatttaaatgatGAATTGAGCAATTATTGATCATTTATAAAATTTTGTATTTTTTAATGTATAATTATATTATTAATTCAAAATTTTATTCAAATAATATTaatgttattttataaaattatataCTACATTCGACATATACGTGCAGCGCACGTGTCGAGGAACTAGTAATATTAAAATACAACAAATTTTTGCTTCAGGAGTAAAATAACCAAAGGGCTTATCTACTTATATTCTAGACTACTTCAAACTGCAATTTCGAATAAAATATGACATTATTTTAATTCTAGGTGAAATGTTACATAAACAAATTAATTAAAGTATCATGTAGGAAAAAATGTACAGAGAGGGGGATAGATAATGTAACGATGTTTATCATttgaattaatttaaaaaataaaataaagtaaataaataatGTACAAAAATATCATTGATAAATTTGGACAATTCAAGAATTTTGAACAATAGAATAactgaaaaaaattaaagaaatatGCCATTAATTAGGAAATATATATCTAAGTTATATTAAAAGGGGAATAGTGACCGACAAGGATATTAAACCAAGTGTCATGCTAATAAAAAGTCGTTATACTAAATATTGAATAATGTAATAAAGAACGGAAAAGTTACTCGACGGGCGCTTAATTCATCTCCTTTAGTTAATTGATATTTGCGATTGGATGTAAACTATATTGAGATACAAGCTAACAATTGAAATTTCCTTAatgcaaatataatttaatgTGTTTGAATAAGTCATTTGACTATTTGCAATTATATTTCCTTAATATTgatcgcgcatcgcgcgggtacaaATATTAGTTTCTTTATAAAAAAATATCTCTATTTTTagtaattatttttatattaattgcATTGGGACATGcttataaagttattattacaTGTTATCCACTTACATAAGTAGATATTTGTGTTTTGGTCATTATTAATAGAATTAATATCTTTTTATTctgctcatttatttcattatagaacgtcaataacttatatactcaattaGTAATTCTAATTTTTCTTTTTCGTCTCAAAAATATATTTAGTTTTTCCATAGGAactttatttacatatattaaaaataaaaaaatatcataATTTAAATGAAGTAAAAAAATTAAAggttgataatgtaagggtaaaaaggtatttgaaaaaataattaagaTAAAGGAGGTCGAATGTCTATTCTTTAAAGTTGTTGGTGGGGTGGGGCGGGGGCCGGGGGGGTGGGGAAGTGTGTGGAGAggaaaaatttgatttttaaagtaaaattggGAAGTATAAATGATATTCACCCAATTCTAATCTTTACATAATATTACTATCAACAATCTTTCGGCTTTTTATCAACTTTTTTGGGgaaatataaaagaaaataaaacctAAAGACTTTTATGTGTTGATTTTGGAGTGGTTAGAATTGGAGGTACGACACTAGGTGGAACAAAAATTTACCGCGTGGACTACTTCTTTACCTAACAACGTAAAAGAGTTAGACAGTAGATCTAAGTTGCATGCTCAAAATCTTGACCTTCTCTTCGTTCTGTTCTTTTCCCCTACAAAAATGGTTTTTTAAAGAATAAATATAAAACCACACTTGTGTTCCAACCCTTTCTCAATAAATATATCCCTTAAATTTCTAGTTTTGTAGCTTATAAACAAATTATTAACTGTGGGAAAGGTCATCCATGTGTCTTCACACTTCAAATAGGATTAATAATTACTGTACCAAAATAAGTTACTAACCAATTACTGATATATTTAACTTATATGTTGAATTTTAATTTACACTATTAGTGTATTTTAATATGATATAACAAGTTTTCTGTCTTATTGTATAATTTACTAATCTTACATATTATGAATAATTACTTGTAGTTATTTTTTAGCTGATATGATAGTGCAAAAGTTCATTTAAAGCGTAAAAAAGTTATACTCATTAATAACACACATCTTCATGAACTGTTTTTCGTTTAATAATCACTTTCTAAAAATAAGTAGCACTTCGTTAGATAATGATGTCATAATAGTATACCACAACTAAAGTTTATTGTATAAAGAATTTATCTTATTTTCATGGGAAATACATTAAAACTCTCTTAAATTACTATACATATTTTATTACTTTCATACATAAACTATTGAGTACTCACATTAAATATCTATTTCACGTGGCTATAAATCTTCTCATTAAGGATAAATGagaaaatttaaagttaaattgtttctaatcaTAGAAAGACAACATTTTCGAACCAATTGAAAAGAAAAGTGTGTCACGTAAATTGAGACAGAGAATATATAAAATCAATAGATCAAGCTTtccaaaaataaataagaaaaagaaaaaaagaaaagaaagagatagaaaTATCATTCAAATTGTTGACACGAGAAAGCTAGGAGAATAAATTTAAGATTTCAAGGTATTAACTTATGTCAAAGAGAAGAATTGCACAATTTCCAGAAGCCCATCATGTATAAATTTTCATACCCCATCTTAATCTCATGATGTAACAAATCATCCAAAGAGAGATTTTCAATCTCAGTACTCCATATTCTACGCACCACCAATTGTTATCTCACAAGACCTACCTCTCCAAAATCACGGGaataaaaaaggaagaaaaataaaAGCTCCACCTTCCAAAATGTGAGAAAATTATCTAACATCGAACCCCTCCATAGACCTTGTTAGTAGCTTCATACACTTCTAGCCAACATTTCTTGAAATCTCCTATAAGATTCAACTTTCTCCAACCTGAACCTTTCATGAGAATTTGCAATGAACATATCAGCAAGCTTATCAATATCATTCCCATTAATATTTTCGTCCGAATTAGCTTTCTCTTCAAGCCATTGAAGGTAGTCAGAGAGCTGAGACTCATCACAAGCAGTAGAAATGATAGAATTCCAGGTAGAGTCATAATAAACATGACCAGTGGAGCAATCCTCAAGAGCAGTTGGCACAGGCACTGGCATAACATGAGAAGAACACCAATTATAGTGCAACCTAAATGAACCAAGAAACAATTTGGcattattcttgttcttgttcTTCTTCATCATGGGAAATTCGAGAAGATCGACTAACTGAACGTTCTTCACAAGTTGAAACAAGATTGATTTGGCTTTGGCTAGAGCTCGAAAAACACGGTATAAATGGGAGAAAATAAAGGATTGTATTAGGTTCTTGAGCTTCATGGAGTTTAAGGTTGAAGATGAAGAAGTAGTAGATGATGGTTTGAGGGAAGAAGGGAGAGGTTTTTTTGGATATTGAGAGGGGCCAGCCAtgtatttttctcttttctttggaTGTGTGGGGTGGGAGTTAATGTGTCTTGTTCTAACGTGATATATAAAGGATCTTCATTACCAATTTGCCACTGGTAAGTAGGTAACTTATAAAAAGTGCCAACCACTATGcagattttttgtttttgtttttttttttccagattttttgttttgtttttttaccTTCTATACTTTTTCTTCTTCTCGTTTGTTTTGGGGTTTCATACTAGCTTTAGACAAGAATTGTACCTCCATGTTTGGAGGAATAAAGCAAATCACAATATGAAAAATTCCTACTATTTAATTTACTCCAATTGAAGGTGGAATGGGCTTTGATTTATATTGTGCAGAAAGTATGCAAATACGTACCTCTGTACTAGCTAAGCTAGAATATTGACAGAGATTCTTTTGACGACCAAAGTATATATCTTGATGTAATGGCATGGCCATGAACTTGATAGCACACGATATGTAGTTGAATAAAAAATACTTCGAATTAGAATGTAATGTAATTAATAAGAACAGAAGCTACAGTACCAGGTAATTATAAATATGACACACGTACCTAAACGATTCATGAATAAACTCGTTAGCGAAAAATTCCTCTCTTGCTTAGTTTTGTTATGACCCATATTGTATACGCTAAAAACCGGATGTATGCAAGATCGGTGAGATCGGGGACCGAGGATAAAAAGAGACAGGTGTGAGTATCGAGCCATCCCTTCGGACTGGTGGAATTGCATCAGCTGCGCATCACAGCCAGTCCGGTTTTCTCCATGACCGAGCTGATAGTGGTCGATAGTCTggtttcagcatgaccgagttgatcgtggccgttagtccggtttcagcatgaccgagttgatcgtggtcgttagtccggttaatcagttacaaaattgccacgcgtcaacATCGTTCTGTCATATTGCACCGataatcgtacgggtgtcagaccatacggcccaaccttatccttttagggttttctttattctaacagggctttatgttgtatgcaaggcccataaggcaaaactataaataggggacatttccctactttttAGGGTTAGTTTTTTTGAGATCTAAGAGCATTGTAGCAGcaaatatatatcaaaatatcattTCTATCCTTGGCCCGAATTAGTGGAATATTATTGTCTTTAGCTTACTCTTCTAATACCATTAACTTAATCATCCATAGCAACGTATTTATTCTAGTTATTAacgcatatattcatatatacataccatTGCACacgaatccatatatatatatattccacaaaaaaccaaaaatagattaaagtttatccacatatcctatacctcacttataaatttaattgattacctaaattcggggtaaacagtttggcgccacCGTGGGgcaaggataatagtggtctttgatcttggctTCTATCTCTTACCAGttaagattttaaaaaaaaaaacttttgttcgtctctgtgaaaacggaccaaatggcaagcagtggacaatctggtcacgtcaacaacaacgagattgtggccgaaaatgagaaTAGTGGGCTACGGGGCTTACCAGCAGATCCCATCGACCCAAACTCCGTTGATTCGAGGAAGGGCTTCAATCGGAAaaacaccgtgaaccaggagaatgccgcccagccggccactgatcccttaattactcaaaattcaattactttgtcccgggtaCAAGGCCGGAAAGTGTCAGATACCCCGGATGATATTAACTtatgtttaatttttgaaatgttgcaggaacagagagcagctattgccgaacaaggagttgcaatagcccagttgcaaagcaaaaatgatGAAATGGCCCCGGAGAGGACGAAAGGTGTTGCCGAATCCAGAAGGGACGAAacacggatggtcgagagtaatgggtccggagctggttcatcccccgaagttctgagaatgctcgaaacattggcgaaacGAGTAGACTCaactgagaagagggtggaaacatataactctcgggtggaccaaatccTGGGGGCTCCGCCTAATttgaaaggaccggattcgaagaggtatatTCAAAgtccttttcctccgagtgcggctccgaaattgatcccgaagacgttcaaaatgccggatatccagaaatatgatggcacaacggacccgcaggaacacgtgacttcatatacctgtgccataaaaggcaatgacgtcgaagaggatgaaattgaatccgtattattgaaaaagtttggggaaactctgtcaaagggagcattgacttggtacgaccatctgcccgagcattcaatcacttctttcgaaatgcttgcggatgcgttcataaaagctcatgccggtgccaaaaaggtacaggcccgtaaggcagatatttCGTATAGCCTaaagggatgatgagttattACGTTAATTTgttaaccggttccaaagggaacggatggagctccctccggttccggaggaatgggctgcacaagcttttaccaaagggcttaatccCCAAAGCTCGATGTCCTCGTTCAAACTAAAAGAAAACTtactggaatacgaggctgtgaagTGATACCGGGAGCTCGGCTAccaacaaagacttgccgaggatatcggaTTACAACTTCAGCATCAATACTTCAGATCTCATCTCGGCCATAAGTCGTATCGTAGAAGCAAGATGGCTGAGACCATTGAGATCAGATCCCGAACAACGGGACCCTAACATGATATGTGAGTACCACGGAACCCATGGACACAAAACTGAAGACTGTCGCCAATTGAGAGaagaggtggctcggttactgaaaaatggccaccttcgagaGTTCCAGAGTGAACGAGCTAAAAGCCACTACAAGGAAAAGGAATCCCACAAACGGGCTGAACTAGTGGAACCTCAGCATGTAATAAACATGATAATCGGTGGTACAgacgcccctcgagggccggtgataaAACGGACAAAGATCTCCGTTGTACGCGAGAAGCGGAGCTGCGATTATGTGCCCGAGGGTACCGTCTCCTTCAGCAATGaagatgcagaaggcatcattcaaccgcacaatgatgctttggtaattttcgttcttatttttaaatcacaagtcaagcgtattttgattgacccaggtagctcagccaacatcatccggtggagagtggtcgaacaattGAGACTACTCGATCAGATTATACCGGTGGCTCGAGTGCTCGGTGGGTTTAATATGgcgagtgaaaccacgaagggggagatttctTTACCGGTCAATATTGACGGCACCATTCAGCAGAcggtgttctatgtcatcgaagGAGACATGAAGTATAATTCTTTGCTCGGTAGGccgtggatacatagcatgagggatgtcccatcgacattacatcagctgctgaaattcccaacaccggaaggggtaaaaaccatccgaggagaACA
Encoded here:
- the LOC132638166 gene encoding uncharacterized protein LOC132638166, with product MAGPSQYPKKPLPSSLKPSSTTSSSSTLNSMKLKNLIQSFIFSHLYRVFRALAKAKSILFQLVKNVQLVDLLEFPMMKKNKNKNNAKLFLGSFRLHYNWCSSHVMPVPVPTALEDCSTGHVYYDSTWNSIISTACDESQLSDYLQWLEEKANSDENINGNDIDKLADMFIANSHERFRLEKVESYRRFQEMLARSV